The window CCGGCGGCGCCTGGGGAAGGCCCGCGAACATCGGGTCGTCGAAGGGCTCCCAGTCCGCCGAGTAGAAGCGGTTGACCGCGGGCATGGCGGGTCCCGGCGAGCGGTGGATCACCTGGATTGCCCCGATCACGCCGGCGAAGGTGTGGACCTTGTAGTCCACGGCGAGGACCCGCTCCCCCGCTTCGTCGGGGACGAGCTCTTCCGCGAGCAGGGGAACGTGGGAGACGAGACCGCGAGCGGCCCGCAGCCGATCGAAGAGGCGGGCGCGCGACAGGGGCTCGCCCCGGAGCAGCTCCTGCCCGCCCGCCATCACGTACGCATTCCGGCGTACGGCGTCGATCGCCGGTTTGATCACGAACCGATCGGGGAGCGAGGCGAGGGCCGAGCGGGTGAGCCAGCGGCCCTCCCAGTACAGATCTGGGACCCGGCAGCCCTGGGCGCACGCGAAGGCGCGCGCGTTCAGCTTGTTGAACAGGCGCCGCTCCCAGTGCTCGCCCCGGCGCCAGCGGCTCGCGGGGGCGCCCGCCGGGATCCGCGTGAGCAGCATCGCGAGACGCCGCAGGTCCTCGCGCGGCGAGCGCGGCGTGTCGCGGCCCCACCAGAGCGCCCGGCGCAGGCGGATCCGTTCGGAGTACACACCTACGGGCGTAGCGCAGGCGGGCCGCGAGTGCCGGCGCAGGCCACGCCGCGGCCGAGTGAGCGGCTCCTCGTGCCGTCCCGAGC of the Deltaproteobacteria bacterium genome contains:
- a CDS encoding ATP-grasp fold amidoligase family protein; the encoded protein is MYSERIRLRRALWWGRDTPRSPREDLRRLAMLLTRIPAGAPASRWRRGEHWERRLFNKLNARAFACAQGCRVPDLYWEGRWLTRSALASLPDRFVIKPAIDAVRRNAYVMAGGQELLRGEPLSRARLFDRLRAARGLVSHVPLLAEELVPDEAGERVLAVDYKVHTFAGVIGAIQVIHRSPGPAMPAVNRFYSADWEPFDDPMFAGLPQAPPGEPPACLAGILADARTLGAAVGSYVRVDLYATSYGSVFGEFSSTPHGGDGFTPFANAYFESLWRRHCPDRI